AGGAGTTTGAAGCCCTGTTTGTCCGCGAATTACCCGGCGGAGAGAAGAGTCTTGTAGAGCGTCCCAATGGAGACTGTGTTTTTCTGGACCTCTACAGCCGACGATGTCTGGTGTACGAAGTCCGTCCGCGGCAATGCCGGTCATTCCCTTTTTGGCCCTCTCAATTACGGAGCGAGCGAGATTGGGAGAAGGTATGCCGCACTTGCCCCGGTTGCGGACGGGGAAGGCTCTACTCCCGGGAGGAGATTGAGCAGTGGGCGAGCCTCATCGATATCTAACGCCTCAGGTTTGCTATGTCGATTGGTGTAAATTAGTTAATTGCGGCACTTTGCGAGGTTCGCGCGGGCTTTGGAACACGGCCCAATCGGTTCGGATTTTTGCCACTATTTTTTCGGGAAGATTTACAACCCGCGCTGGCAGTTGTCGCCACCGCGTTCTTGTCGTGATCGCGTGTCGTCTGACATCGGCGGGATCGAGCCATCCAGCTTCCCGTTGCCCCATCGCAGTCGCGGGGAATTTTCAATCTGGTTAGAGTTTTCCGAAGTTTGCGCCGATAATGATTTTGAGCAGAGAAGCGGCAACCATGCCCGACGCAGTAGCTCCACGTGCGACTCAAATGCGTTGGTATCTCGCCATCGAGGTTAAGACAGTGCCCGGCAGCGTCCACTTGGAACCGCCAAGGCGTGCCTCCAGGACGGATTGAGGTTAGCTTCGGGAAAATCGGGGGCTTGACACTAGTTTCGCTCTGGCCTAATGTTACAACTGGCTGGTAGCAACACGAAACGGCGTGGAAGCGATTTGACCGGAGCTAATCGGAGGAGCCAATTGTGACTAAGCGAGATATCGTGCGACAGATTGCGGAGGAACTAGGACTCCCCCAGTCGCAGACGCGAGAGGTTGTTCAGCGCACATTTGACGCCATCATCGATATCCTGACGACGGAACACAAAATTGAGCTGAGAAACTTCGGGGTTTTCAAGATTAAGCTGCGAAAATCGCGACGAGCGATGAATCCGAAGAAAAAAACGGAGATTCGGGTCCCAGAGAAGTTTGTGGTCCGCTTTAAACCCGGCAAGGAGTTGAGAAAACGACTGGAGGCGATGTCGAAAAAGCTCAAATCCGCGACTAAGGAAAGCGTTCCCAGGACGCCCGCCTGATGCAGTGGGGCCAGTCCGAGGGCAGTTATTGGGAAAAACGGGCTTGAAGCAATGGAAATATGACCAGGATGGATAAATGGGGCTGAGTGGGGGTTGCGAGGGTTGGATCTGATTTTTGAATGATAACAAACACCGCAGGCAAGGGAAAACAAATTAGCCGCGACCACGGTCTTCAGAGGGCCAAATCTGGATTTTGGTGCAACGGAGTGCGCCTTATGCAAAAGCTTGTTCTCGCTGTGATTTCCTGTCTTTTGCTGACGATGGCTGTCGGGTGTGTGGTGCCGATCTACTCGGCCGACCCGGACCGGAGAGTCCAGCAGTTGATCTACACGTCTGAGGACTTGCGGTTGCTGCTGGATGAATGGGAACGGGCGTGGATGCTGGACCATCCCGACCATATGACGCCGTACCGTACCCACGGCGGTATTATCTGAACCGATGTTGATCCATACGAACCGCCGGATAACCGATCGGCTGGTGGGTTGCTGGTCCGCCCAGGATGGGCCGTCAGAGCCGGGGGAAGCCGGTAACCAAATGTTGCTTTGACGGCTGGCCGGCCCTGCCGTTACAGCCGGCCGGAGTTCCGGATGTTCGTCGGGTTGACGTTTCGGGAACAGAACCACGATGGTGTAGTTTTATTGATGGCGCGCCCTGCACCGCGCGGGAGTCAGCATAAGCGATAGGACCGGCGATGAAGTTGGTCCTATCGCTTTTTCGCTTTTCCAATCCCGCACGCATGACGTCGCCTTGGCGGCGCTCCGATCGAGTCCAAGCGGCATCACGAAGGCCTGTGCGAGAAACCGACTCGAAATTAAGTGCGATGCCGAAATCGGAACGCAGTTCCGGCCTTTGACAGAAGCCGATCTCCCGCCGAGGCGAGCATTGTCGCAAACCGCCGAAGTAAAGCCAGCCCGCGTTGTTAGCTCGTCCGCGGTGTAATAGATTGAAAAGAATCGGACGCAGCCTGCACGTCCCGATGGCTTGTCGGCAAGCCGTCGGACTCCGTGTTTTTCTCGCATATTTTCGCCTGGGTTGAGTGTGACATTGATGGAACCGGACCTCAGTATCGAGATAGGTGGCTTGAGGCTGAAGAATCCTGTGATGCTGGCCTCGGGCACCTTCGGGAACGCCGTTGATTGTTACGCGTTCGCTGACCTGAACCGATTAGGCGCTATCATCCCGAAGACGGTGACTCTGTCCCCAAGAATAGGGAACATTCCACCCCGGACCGTGGAGACGGCGGCTGGGCTTTTGAACTCCATTGGTCTCGACAACGAGGGACTCGAGGGGTTTCGCACCCGTCTGTGGGGCAGATTATCCTCCCTTAAATGTCCGGTGATCGTGAGCATCGCGGGAAAAGCCGACGGAGAATTCGTGGAGCTTGCCCAGGCTATTGGTGAATTGGAAGGGGTTAAGGCGATTGAGCTGAACCTCTCCTGCCCCAATGTGGCGGGAGGAATTGATTTTGCGACCGATCCGGCCCGCTGTGCCGCGGTGGTGGCGGCCGTCCGACGAGTTTACGACGGGCCAATCCTTGCCAAACTGACCCCCAATGTGACTGATGTGGCGGCGGTAGCCAGAGCGGCTGAAAGCGCGGGAGCCTCGGCCATCACGGCGGTCAACACGCTGCTGGGAATGTCGGTGGACTGGCGTCGCCGAAGGTCGAGGCTGGGGCAAGTGTTTGGCGGTCTCAGTGGGCCGGCGATCAAACCGGTGGCCTTGCGGATTGTCTACCAGGTCGCCCAGGCGGTGAGCATCCCCGTGGTGGCGGCGGGGGGAATCACGACAGTGGACGATGCGATGGAGTTTTTCGTGGTCGGTGCCAGCGCGATTCAGGTGGGAACGGCTTCGTTTTATCGTCCAACCGCGGCTTGGGAAATTCTCGACGGTCTCCCTGGGGCGCTCATGGAACTGGGGGCACGTTCGTTGCGGGAGGTCGTGGGCAGCTTTGGTAGCCCGAGGATCTCCTGTGAAATTCAGTGTTAGCGACTGTTTCTGTGCTGAGATTGTTCAGGGCTTTTCCTGAGGTGGGCTCCGGGCTTTTTATTGAAACTGCTGACAGGGAAAATGATGAAGAGGGGGAGTGTTTTTAAGGTCGCTCGGGAAACACAGGCAGTTTCATCACTGCGAATGGATTGATACACACGGAGAAAGATGGGTCGAGAGATATGATCGTCGTTTCTGGCATTCAACCCACTGGCCGATTTCATTGGGGGAATTATTTTGGTGCCATCAAGCAATATGTTGAGCTGCAGGACCAGGCAGATGCCTCGTACTATTTCATTGCCAATCTCCATGCGCTGACGACCGTGCGCGATCCTGAGGTTCTGCGACGGAACACCATTGATGCCGCGATCGACCTTCTGGCTTTGGGGATCAATCCAGATCGGGCCACGCTCTTCGTCCAGTCCGACGTGCCGGAAGTGACCCAGCTCTGCTGGCTACTGATGACCTGCACCCCGATGGGACTTCTGGAGCGGTGTCACGCGTACAAGGACAAAAAAGCCAAGGGGCTACCGGCCGATGCCGGTCTGTTTACCTACCCGGTGTTGATGGCTGCCGACATCCTCGCCTACGATGCGGACACCGTTCCGGTCGGCGAGGACCAGATTCAGCACATTGAGGTGTGTCGGGACATTGCGGGAAGCTTCAATCATCTTTATGGCGAAGTCTTCGTGATGCCTCGCGCCAAAATCATGGAAAAGGCGGCCCGCGTGCCGGGGACGGACGGCGAAAAAATGTCCAAAAGCTACAACAACACGATCGGTATTTTTGATGATCCCAAGGTGGTGCGCAAAACCATCATGCGAATCGTCACGGATTCGCGTCCCATCCACGAACCGAAAGATCCGGAGACAGATCACCTCTTCCAGTTGTATTCCCTATTTGTGGGAGAAAAAGAGCGAGAAGCGATGGCGGCGCGCTATCGCGCAGGCGGATTCGGTTACGGAGAGGTCAAGCAGGCCCTGGCCGATGCCGCCGAGAAATACTTTGCAGAGGCTCGCGAGTACCGCAAAGAATTGGAAGCGAAGCCGCAGTTTGTTCGAGAAGTCCTGGGAGATGGGGCGGCGATGGCGCGCAAAAAGGCGGCGGAGGTTCTGGCGCGTGCGCAGGCAGCTTGTGGGATCAAGTATGCATGATATTGTGTGACCGGAGGATGCACAGGCTTTTGCACCAGCCGCGGTGAGTCCCCAAAGGGGCGCAATTGCGGCAGGACCGATTTTTTTCGATTTTTTGAGTTTTGGTTTCGATGAATGGCCGGTGACGACTTGGCTCATTCTGAGGAAACAGGATACCGCTAAGATTTATCGGCATTGATTGACTTGCATCGTCAGGACACCAGCAAGACTTGCAGCTGCTCAGAGTAGCGGCCATTTCTGGCCGTATGGAGTTCGATAATCGCCGACGATGAGGGTACTCGGGGTTGGCACAGACATCACCGAATGCCTCCGGATTGCCCGCATGATTGAAAGGCATGGGGAGGTGTTTTTGCAGCGGGTGTACACACCGGCGGAGATCGCCTATTGTCAGAGTCGCCGGCAGTCTGTGCAGCATTTCACGGGAAGGTGGGCAGCCAAAGAGGCCGTTTTGAAGGCGCTGGGAACTGGTTGGGTGAAAGGGATCAGTTGGCTGGATGTTGAGATTCTCAATCGGCCCGGTGGGCGGCCGGAGGTGATACTCCGGGACGGTGCCAAGGAGGTAGCAGACAAACTGGGTGTGAAGGAGGTTTGGATTTCGATTTCGCACTGCCGGAGCCATGCCACGGCATTTGCAATTGCCATGGGACCGGATTCAAAAAACGACATGAATGAGCCGTGAAGGAACGTTGAGGGTTACCAGCGGTTTAATAGGGCACCAGGGGAGACCTCGTCAGGTTTCACAGTAGAGGTACAAGAGCACACTTCCGGGAATGGCTATTCCGAGATTGGCAAGCCAGAACCCGGGAGGCGGAATGGCTCCGGAAGATGTCAGGCCATTGGCGAGCATGAGCAACGGGTAGTAAACGATCACAATGGGCAAGAACGACAAAAAGAATATCGCGAGGAAATTTTCACTGCGGCAGTACATAGCAAGGGGGCAACCGAGGAGCACGAAACACAGGCTGCTGAATCCGTTGGCCCACCGACGGTAGGGCTCTGTCTTGAGCTTGCGGCATTGGATTTTCAGTTGTTCCAGTTGATACTGCCAGGTCCTTTTCTGCTCGTCCGTGGCTTCGGCATGGCGGATGAGCATCTCAAGCTGGTGGGCGTCCTTTTCCAGTGTTTTCACTGCCTCCGGGATCTGCCACGTGGCAAGCCAGTCCCGATGGAGTGGTTCGATCGGTTTATCGAAGGGAATGAGCTGGGAATAAATATCAGACGCCCGCACCACCGCGGAATTTTCAATCCTGGCCTCCGGTTTGCGACACGTGATGATAAGGCCGCCCGCCTGGCGGTCCGTTGTCAGTTCGGCTTCCTCAGCGGAGAGCACGATGGCCGGCATATCAGGCTGGGTCTGGATCGTGATGAGAGGATTGATCAAGGTTTTCCCCTGCACATCCTTCACGACGATGGAGAACTTCGGAGATGTGTAACTCCGTCGCGTCCGCAGCATGCTGTAGGCAATCTGTTCAACCGACTCCACGACCACCCGGCGGGCTCCGGGCCGCCCCCACGTGGCCGCAACATCGTACATCCAAACGGTAAACAAACTGACAAAAAACGCGAACACAATGGTAGGCCGAACGGCGTGGATCGGAGACAGCCCCAGGGCACGGAGAGCGACGATCTCGTTGGCTCCCGACATGCGGCCCAGAACCTGACTGACAGAGAGGAGCACGGCAATCGGGATGGTGATTCCGAGAATTTCGGGCATCAGATAGGGCAACATGCGAACAATTAAGATAGGGGGCAGGCCACGGCTGATGCCCTCCCGAGCGCCAATCCCCAGCGCAAGCAGCAGCGTTAGGACCGTCAGGGCGGCCCCGAAGATTTTGAGTAGCTCGGTGGTAACATAGCGAGTAAAAACAGCCATGATGCGCGCAACAATATCAGGCCACTTTCTGGAATGTTGTTCTTTATCAAAAAGTGACGGTTTTGCCAAGGCGGCTTGGAATTGTCCCGTGGGTTCCGGGTTCCCCTCCTGGGAATGCTACGCAGATTCTGCGAGCGCGGCCCTGGTGAAGGTCGGCCCGCCTCGCGGCCAGAAACGATATCCGAGTGGGTTGACGTGGACTGGGGGTGAGGAAAGAGAAATGCCGTGCGGCAAAATGGGGACAGCAAGGGGATAAATCAAGCAATGTTGACACGGTGGCCAAGGGTGTTAGAATCCAGTTGAATCGCTCGGGCTGAGTATAACTTGCCTATCCTCGTGTGAGAGAGGCGGGCTGAAGACCCGCGATGAAGAGTTCGACGTGCGAGGTACCCGGGATGCGAAACAGACATCGCGGGTGTCCCGTTCTGTAATCTTCCAAAGAGGATTGTCTGTATGAAGTGCCAACGCTGCGATCGACCGGCGACCTACCATATCACGGAGTTGACGGGGCCAACCCCGGTAGAGGTGCACTTGTGCGAGCAGCACGCGCACGAATATTTGTCGGGGGGAAGCAAGGCCACTGTCGAAATGACCCAAGTGGCGGAGCAGGTGGCTCAGCACTATGCCAAACATATGGCGGTGGGACAGGCGGCCGAGGAGATGAAGCGGGCCGATCAACAAACCTGTCCCTGCTGCGGGATCAGTTTCTACAAGTTCCGGAGTCAGGGACGGCTGGGCTGTCCGTACGATTACAAGGCCTTCCGCGAACAGCTAGAGTTCCTTCTGGCTAATATTCATGGGGAGACGCGGCATAAAGGGAAGCGCTCATCCAAACCTCCCGAGCTTGCCGCGCGGCGCACGGAACTGATTCGCCTGCGGCGCGAGATGCGTGAGGCTGTGGAAGCCGAAGAATACGAGCGAGCATCTCAGATCCGCGACGAAATCCGTCGCATTGAGTCGGAGGCTGTTTAGAATCTCGAAAACATGTGTGGTGCTCAGCCGTTGGCTGAAGGAGGCGTTGACCGTAGGCCTACCGCAGTACCCGAGTTTGGCCGCTTTCAGTGTGAACCACAAGCGTGGGGGCGACGAGCACGGAAGGAAGCGGGGAGATTGGCTTGCTGGTGCGAAAAGTTAGTTTTGTGAAAGAATAGCAATCTATGATCTCAACACTCGATGACCTGATGCATGGTTGTGGAGAATGGCTCCGCGGTGAGGGGCCGGAAAACGATATTGTCATCTCTACGCGAATTCGACTGGCAAGAAACCTCGCAGATTTTCCATTTACGAGCATCGCCACTGAAGCGGATCGGCGTCAGATCCTGGATCGCGTGAAGGAAGTTGTCAACAACAGCCCTTTTCGCGAGCAAGTATTTTACGTGGACGTGGACGCACTGTCGGATTTGGATCGCCATTTTTTGGTGGAGCGACAGTTGATCAGCCGGGAACTGGCCGAGGGACAGGGACCGCGTGGAGTTTTTATCGATCGGGCAGAGCGCTTCAGCATCATGATCAACGAGGAGGATCATCTGCGGATCCAGGCTGTGCAAAGCGGTTTTCAACTTCAGGCCACTTGGGAGTTGATCAAGCAATGGGATGATTATCTCGACCAGCATCTCGTGTTTGCGTTCGACGAAGAATGGGGCTTCCTGACGGCATGTCCTACCAATGTGGGGACGGGCATGCGGGTCAGCGTGATGCTGCACCTTCCCGCCTCCGTGATCACCCGCCAGATGGACCAGACCCTGCGCAGCCTCGAGAAGTTAGAGTTGGTCGTGCGGGGACTCTATGGAGAAGGCTCCCAGGCGATGGGAGATTTTTACCAGGTCAGCAACCAAGTCACGCTGGGAAGGAGTGAGGAAGAACTCATCAATAAGATGGCCCAGGTCGTACCGGCCGTGGTTGCCGCAGAAAGAAAAGCCCGGGAGTTCCTCCTTGCCGAAGGGCACGAAAATCTCCATGACCGTGTGAGTCGTGCCTATGGAATTCTCAAGACTGCCCAAACAATTTCCGCCGAGGAAACGCTTCACCTGCTGTCGAGCGTCCGCATGGGAATCCATCTGGGACTCATTCAGGAGATTCCAATCCAACTTCTCAATGAACTTTTCCTGTTCACCCAACCAGCTCACTTACAGAAACTGGCGGGTAGCGAGCTCGACAGCGCCGACAGGAATATCGAACGGGCGCGATTTCTACGACGCAAGTTAGGCGAACTTTCGAAGAAAGTCTAAGCACGCCCGTCACGCCCTCCGGCGGGTTAGAATGCTCGCGTCATGGTGGTAAACGCTGCCGCTCAATGCGGGCGCTTGTAACGTCACCGCTATCGAGAGTGACCACTCTCGCGGATGTTTTCCAGGAGTTTGCTCAAGCGAGCTACGATGTTCGGATAGTGGTGGAAAAGGTTATTCTTTTCCCCGATATCTTCGCGGAGGTTGTACAGTTGGGCGGGGGGAGCACTCTCGGGCACCTTGTTTTCCGGCAATGACCAGCCTCCCGAACCTCGACAAAGGAGGAGCTTCCAATCACCCTCGCGTATCGCAAAGTGGCCATCAACGGAGTGCATGACCACGGGCGGGCGTTCCCAGGATGCCTCAGGATTTGTTAACAGATTGAGGAAGCTCACGCTATCTTCGCCGGCATTCTCCGGCAGGGATGTGCCCATTAACTCCGCGAAGGTGGCCAGGCAATCCGTCAAACAGATCGTTCTGGAACACTGACTTCCCGGTGGGACATGCCCTGGCCAGCGGACGATGAACGGCACGCGGTGCCCCCCTTCCCAGATGTCCGACTTTTGGCCCCGGAAGTGATAGTTCGTGGCATGATTGAATTTCTGGAAAAAGGGGCGGATCGTCATCGTGGACCCGTTGTCACTTGTTACGATGACGAGGGTATTCTGGCGCATCCCAAGATCATCGAGGGCATCGAGAACCTTGCCAACGCAGTCATCCACCTGCACGACGAAGTCCCCGTATTCCCCTGCCCTGCTCTTCCCATGATATTGGGAAAGCGGGAGGACGGGTGTGTGAGGTGCTGTGAGGGCGAAATACAGGAAAACTGGCTGGTCGGGAGACTCGCGGCGGCAACTCCGCAGCCAAGCTATGGCCTTTTCAGTCAGCGTTGGGAGCACCTCCTCGTGGGCGAAATCTTGGGCCTTTTTCCCGGGTCGCCAGTTGAAGGGAAAGTCCCTTCCCTTGGTGTCTTCGGTGGGCGGCTGGGTCACGTGATCATTCTCGATGTAGCAGTAGGGTGCCATATCCAGAGAGGCGGCGATGCCAAAAAAGTAGTCGAATCCCACTGTAAGAGGCCCTTCGGTGAGAGGTTTCGAATAGTCAACGCCGGGGTCATTCGTTGTGCCGTCAGAGTCCGTGACGGGTTGGCCGGTCGGAGATTGCCATCCCAGACCAAGATGCCATTTTCCGACGCACGCCGTTCGGTAACCGTGGGATCGAAGCAACGAAGCCAGAGTCATTCGGTTCGGTTCGATGAGGGGGCGGTCAAACCCAAGCAAGACCCCACGCTGAAGGCGGGTTCTCCAGGCATATCTCCCGGTGAGTAATCCATAACGTGTGGGAGTGCACACGGAGGATGGCGTATGGGCGTCGGTAAAGATCATGCCCTCCCGGGCTAATTGATCAATCCGGGGCGTGGCAATTTTTGATTCCGGGTTGAGACAGGAGAGGTCCCCATAGCCGAGGTCGTCCGCCAGGATCAGCACGATGTGAGGCGGGTTGGCCTTCCGTGATTCTTCGGCGTGGGTTTGTCCGCCCTGCGGCATCCAACCCCAGCAAAGTGCGAGTGCCAAACCCAAAGCGAGGTGCTTTCTTTTGTTGCAGCACCGAATCGTCGCCGATAATCCACGCATCATCGCCCTCGTGTTTCTGTAGCGCAGAATAATGGATTTCGAAAATGCTCGACTGCTGCCGGAGAAAGGACGCGTCCTATCCTACTCCGATACCACTTCGAATGGAAGAGCTGGCAAGCATCCGGCGAAGAATCGCTGAGTGCGTAGAGCAGTCGAACCAGCGGTGCGAGGCCTGTTTTCCACGAACATTCCCAATATCAAATTGCCCCGCGTGCCCGGTTTGATTTTCTCCTTGTCGGCTTGAAAAACGAGCACGTATCCCGATTGTCTGCGATCGACCTTCGCCAAAGTGATTCCCTCGGGAGCAGAAGTTAGCTGAAGTGTCGTATTTTCCGGGAACCAGGCACTGCCAAGGGGAAGTCGGAACTCCGCTTCCCCGCCTGCTGGTATTCGCACTGCTTCGCTGGCCCCGAAGGTCCACGGCACAGGATAGCGTGCACGGCCGCTCAGATTGAGGGCAAATCTCTCGGCAGGAACCAGGTGATGGTAATAAAAGGCCTGCATCATATCGTCGGCCGGCACGGCTTTTCGCACAATTTCCTGTCCGTTAGCCGTGGCTTTACCCGCCAGCTCGATTTCCACCAATCCCGAATCCGCGTTCCGTGGCACGGTTAACGTGACGACAACGTGGTCGGTGCCCGGTGGGATCCATCCTCCACTGAGACGAGTCCCTTCCGGACCTTTTGTGATCAAAAGCTCAATGCCCTGATCAAACCCGTCACGACGCACGGCATACACGTCCACCGGTACCACCGTTCCCGGAGAGGTATTGATAACTGAGGGAACCACACGGAGTTCAAAATCCGGCCGTGGTAGGCTGAGCCGAAGGCGATAGACGAACGCCTCACCGCCCTGATGCTGCATATCGGTGACCTCGACAAAGTAAGCACCATCACGGGGAAGTGTCACTTCCAAATAAGAGTCGGCGTGGTGTGTCAGGAGACCCACGCTCTTGTCTTCAAAATCATCGTTGACACCTACCACGTTGCCCTGCTCATCGAGGATGCGAAGAAGAGAATCAACTGGCGAAAAGACGCGGCGTCCAATCACCTCCGCGACCAATTTTTGGCCCTTGGTGCCGGTGAATCGGAATACATCCTGGTCACCGGGCCGATCTATCCGCGCATTAATCACCGTGCCGATAGAGATCTTTTCCGCAGATTCGGGAGTGTCATTGGGTTCATGCTCCATTGCTTCTGGCCACTCGGAGAGTGCGAATTGAACCGGGTGAGCCCAACGGGCCCAGGCGGGAAGCTCAAGTGACCGGATGCCCGGTTGGCCTTTAAGTCCCCGCAAGAAAATCTGTTTCTCGGGCAGGTTCCAGCCCATGAGCTGGAGCGTGGCATTCTCTCCGACTCGCCCACCAACGGGGAAGACGCCGGTTACGTAGGGAACTTCTCCTACCACGATGCGATAGACAAAGTCGTCCCGCCCTCGGTAGACGGCGTCCTTTATCTCGATGACATAATCGCCGTCAGACGGCACATCAAACGCCAGCACGGGATCGGGATGGAACCAGAAGTCGTCGACATAGGCCATTTCGCGTCCTGAAGAATCCAGAATTCGTAACGTAGCCTGAAACCACCCGGGAACCGCGTCTGCAAGGTAGGGAATCAGTTCCCGGGCGAGAACTGCCACCACCAGATGTTGCCCCTTTTTGGCATGGATGCGAAAGTAGTCCACATCTCCCGGTTGAATTTGACCATTAAGCACCACGGGGAATTCTTCATTAACGACGGTGGGCGATTCCTTGTCGTTTGGTTCACTTTCCAGAATTTCCTTCCACGAAGTGACGTGGAACCGCACGGGATCTGAAATGCCGTTCACCGTTTTTAAGCGGAGCATGTACCAACCGGGCTGGACGTTCGGGGACAGCGATACCTGCACTGTTGCGCGTTCCGCAATCTGCGGGTTGAACTGCCGCTTGGGGTCGGTCCGATACTTTCGGAATTCCTCCAGGGCCTTCAACATTTCCTCTGTGATGCCTTCTTCTGCCGCGAACTTGACGAGAAGCTGGCGATAAGCCACCACGTTGAAACCGGCACGCCGCTGTCGCAACTCGCGCCGAACCTTGTCCTGAATCTCCCGCAATTTTTGAGCGAGATCGTTGGCCTGTTTGTTTGTGAGCGGTTTGGTCAGTCTCACGAACGTCCCTTTGGGAAGTTCTGTGCCTGAGATTTCCGGCGACAGCGGTGCGATCAACACATCCGTCACGCCATCTAAATACTGGCCGCCTACAACGATTTGCACGCTGGTCCCCAATTGCGCGCCTGCGGGATAGGCATACCCAATGTGCGGCTCTCGTCGCGTTCTCATCTGCTGCGCCCAAGCCGTCGTGGACCAGAACAGACCCGCGATTACTGTAAGGACGCCGGTGATTCTATACGCTGTGGACACGGATTCTCGGCGGAATAACCGAAACAACCCGCGCGGTGTCGGTTTGAAATAAGCCTTCACGCACTTCATAAGGCTGACTCCCGCTGAGGGAAATAAAACATGCAAGCCTCAATCCGAACGCTGATCTTCTTGATCAGCGCCGTTGCTTAACGCCCCGAATGGAGGACCCAGACCTGGGGTTACATAATTTCTCTCAACAGGCCGCCTGATGTGGCCCCGTTTTCCGGCTCGGGGATCAGTCGGACCATGTATCCCTGCGGATGGCGGATGGTGGTCCCAGGATCAATTCCCAAAAGCTCATACATGCTGGCGATCAGGTCGGTTGGATGCACAGGTCGGTCTTTGACTTCGGAGCCCGTCCTGTCTGTTGCCCCCACCACATGGCCACCCTTGAACCCACCGCCCGCCACAAGAGCAGAGAACGCCGGGCCATAGTGGTGCCGACCGCCGTTCCACGGAGCTTCCCATGCGATCTTTGGAGTCCGGCCGAACTCTCCGCAGCACCAGACGATCGTCGAGTCAAGCAGGCCGCGATCGGCCAGGTCCTGAATCAGGGAGGCCAGTCCGCGATCGAATTCGGGCAGCTTACGCCGCATGACCACGAAGTTCTCTTTATGGGTGTCCCAGCCTTTGTAGTTGATTGTGATGTAACGGACACCGCGTTCCACCATCCGCCGAGCCACCAAACAGGATTGACCGAAGGTGGTCGTCCCATATTTCTCCCGCACTTCCTGCGGTTCCTCGCTCGGATCAAAGGCCTTACCGCTGGTGCCCAGAATCAGGTCGTAGGCCTGTTCCTCGGCCTGTTTGATTTCTTGAATTTGGGGATCATCCCCCATAACCTGGCGCAGAAGATCCAAGTTTTGCAAGAGTTCCCGGCGACTTTTTTGCCGGGCCACAGTCACTCCGGGTGTTACAATCCCTTCCACGGTGAACGGGGTTCGGGCTGGATCGCCGCCCGTGGCGAACGGTTTAAAGCGTGGGCCCAAAAATCCCGCCTCAGAGAACCGCCCTTGCGGTTCGGTCAGCACGATATACGGAGGAATCAAACCCTCGTATTCTGGTGGTTGTCCCTTGAAGTAGGCCACTACTGCCCCCACGGCGGGATAGACGATCCGGTCTCCCGGCATGCGTCCTGTTTGCACCAGGTAGGAAGCCGTTTCATGGGCGTTGACGCCGTGCGTCATGCTGCGGATGAGACTGTACTTATCCGCGATTTTTGCCAGTTCCGTGAGCAGTTCGTTGATCCGAATGCCACTGACGTTCGTTGCGATGGGGCTTGTGAATGGTCCGCAGTAATCGCTGCCCGCCTCGGGTTTTGGGTCGAACGTGTCCAAGTGTGGCGGACCGCCCCACATCCAAATTTGGATCACGGCTTTTGCCTTTGCAGGTTTGGTGGCCGGAAGAGTCGGATCAAAGGCCCAAGCATGACGGGGGAGAACTCCCGAGCGGCCGAGGTAGAGG
This is a stretch of genomic DNA from Thermogutta terrifontis. It encodes these proteins:
- a CDS encoding DUF1501 domain-containing protein is translated as MSDVANTHVVLNAEGPQLSTRLSRRAALKRGIFGALALYLGRSGVLPRHAWAFDPTLPATKPAKAKAVIQIWMWGGPPHLDTFDPKPEAGSDYCGPFTSPIATNVSGIRINELLTELAKIADKYSLIRSMTHGVNAHETASYLVQTGRMPGDRIVYPAVGAVVAYFKGQPPEYEGLIPPYIVLTEPQGRFSEAGFLGPRFKPFATGGDPARTPFTVEGIVTPGVTVARQKSRRELLQNLDLLRQVMGDDPQIQEIKQAEEQAYDLILGTSGKAFDPSEEPQEVREKYGTTTFGQSCLVARRMVERGVRYITINYKGWDTHKENFVVMRRKLPEFDRGLASLIQDLADRGLLDSTIVWCCGEFGRTPKIAWEAPWNGGRHHYGPAFSALVAGGGFKGGHVVGATDRTGSEVKDRPVHPTDLIASMYELLGIDPGTTIRHPQGYMVRLIPEPENGATSGGLLREIM